The Eriocheir sinensis breed Jianghai 21 chromosome 4, ASM2467909v1, whole genome shotgun sequence genome has a segment encoding these proteins:
- the LOC126982036 gene encoding zinc transporter ZIP9-like: MEPLLVLTVLSLAMLLGCYIAGSIPLVMTMSEDRMEVVTVLGAGLLVGTALTVIIPEGVNTLFSLHDHNKSPGLATSETHHHEAAASESHTEPHNLVGPPLVLGFLLMLIIDQFAGGHRKPADPENGNGRGPRSFTATLGLVVHAAADGIALGAAAASSHTDVEMIVFFAIMLHKAPAAFGLVTFLLHEGLDRNKIRRHLLIFALAAPVGAFLTYCTIVKSGTETFSSSNSTGLAMLFSAGTFLYVSTVHVLPELTSHSHDGSGGGGPSHFSRKQLTALICGSLLPLMLTFGHHH, from the exons ATGGAGCCGCTGCTGGTGCTGACCGTGCTGTCCCTGGCCATGCTGCTGGGCTGCTACATCGCCGGGTCCATCCCCCTCGTCATGACCATGTCCGAG GACCGCATGGAGGTGGTGACAGTGCTGGGAGCGGGGCTCTTGGTAGGAACGGCCCTCACAGTTATCATTCCAGAAGGTGTTAACACACTCTTCAGCTTACACGATCACAACAAGAGTCCTGGAC TTGCAACGAGTGAGACTCACCACCATGAGGCCGCAGCATCAGAGAGCCACACTGAGCCACACAATTTGGTGGGTCCGCCCCTCGTGCTGGGCTTCCTCCTCATGCTCATCATCGACCAGTTCGCAGGAGGACACAGAAAGCCAG cTGACCCTGAGAATGGCAACGGCCGTGGTCCACGCTCCTTCACGGCCACCCTCGGCCTGGTGGTCCATGCCGCAG CGGACGGCATCGCTCTGGGCGCGGCGGCGGCATCCTCACACACCGACGTGGAGATGATCGTCTTCTTTGCTATAATGCTCCACAAG GCCCCAGCTGCTTTCGGCCTCGTGACCTTCCTCTTACACGAAGGTCTCGACAGAAATAAGATCCGTCGCCACCTGTTGATATTTGCCCTCGCCGCGCCGGTCGGGGCGTTCCTAACCTATTGCACAATTGTCAAG AGTGGCACAGAGACCTTCTCCTCGTCAAACAGCACCGGCCTGGCCATGCTCTTCAGTGCTGGCACCTTCCTCTACGTGTCCACAGTCCATGTGCTGCCGGAGCTGACCAGCCACAGCCAcgacggcagcggcggcgggggcCCCTCACACTTCTCCCGCAAGCAGCTGACGGCCCTCATCTGTGGCTCCCTGCTGCCGCTCATGCTTACCTTCGGCCACCACCACTAG